From Caminibacter mediatlanticus TB-2, the proteins below share one genomic window:
- a CDS encoding calcium/sodium antiporter: MVDYIKFFISLIALIKGADLLIKEAEKIALKFGISEFIIGATLIAIGTSLPELATAIAATLENKSDIVVSNVIGSVIFNITLVLGLIFLIAKKIKPKRDIFTKDAAWSLFPLFAFILVSFDGVITRGEGFLFFILIFGYMLFLFRNPELVEEEIEIEKEKFNTIKTIIFLIIGFILVIYGADYLVLSATNIAQSLGISEWLIGLLLISFGTSLPELIVSIIAAKKGKADMSIGNIIGSNIANFSVVIGGASIIKPLTFNIKAYSFDILTAIIVSLMLLFITANKLYNRSAAIALLSILGIFLLNQIRI, from the coding sequence TTGGTAGATTATATTAAATTTTTTATATCATTAATAGCATTAATAAAAGGTGCTGATTTATTAATAAAAGAAGCTGAAAAAATAGCATTAAAATTTGGAATTAGTGAATTTATAATTGGTGCAACTCTTATTGCGATTGGAACAAGTCTACCAGAACTTGCTACTGCAATTGCTGCAACTTTGGAAAATAAAAGCGACATTGTAGTTTCCAATGTAATAGGTAGTGTTATTTTTAATATTACTCTTGTTTTAGGTCTTATATTTTTAATTGCTAAAAAAATTAAACCAAAAAGAGATATCTTTACAAAAGACGCAGCGTGGTCACTTTTTCCTTTATTTGCATTTATATTAGTTAGTTTTGATGGGGTTATCACAAGAGGTGAAGGTTTTTTATTTTTTATCCTTATTTTTGGATATATGTTATTTTTATTTAGAAATCCAGAATTAGTTGAAGAAGAAATTGAAATAGAAAAAGAAAAGTTTAATACAATTAAAACAATAATATTTTTAATAATTGGATTTATTTTAGTAATATATGGAGCTGATTATTTAGTACTCTCAGCTACTAACATAGCTCAAAGCTTAGGAATTAGTGAGTGGTTAATTGGACTACTATTAATTTCTTTTGGTACGAGTTTACCTGAATTAATAGTAAGCATTATTGCAGCTAAAAAAGGTAAAGCTGATATGAGTATTGGAAATATAATTGGCTCAAATATAGCTAATTTTAGTGTAGTAATAGGTGGAGCAAGCATAATCAAACCTTTAACTTTTAACATTAAAGCATATAGTTTTGATATATTAACTGCAATTATAGTATCATTAATGTTACTCTTTATTACAGCTAATAAACTTTATAATCGTTCAGCTGCAATTGCTTTATTATCAATACTTGGAATTTTTTTATTAAATCAAATAAGGATATAA
- the holA gene encoding DNA polymerase III subunit delta produces MYKKDFDKLKEYPSYLVLYGDNFFLQEYERKIINHFKQDNIVKLYFDEYDYEEVKSYLIENSLFGNKNIIIIKHNKIPTNIDKLKKFAKNNYLFFFYYGNKKIDIFDKNYVRFFPPTYKEKFMIIEEIAKEYKVSISKEAIDFLTKSVEPIFFRKEIEKLSLYTNNISLDDVKKLVFIYKEESFEELFVQILRGEDFYEMLFSFLETIDYKRIIPALIKYINDLYQYNLYIKKTGNNSLKGYLGYQLPFDIEKQRISLAIKFKDRDYFLLLKKLLEFELKMRNTDKNKEAIFFEAMSFLKNFNSF; encoded by the coding sequence ATGTATAAAAAAGATTTTGATAAATTAAAAGAATATCCATCATACTTAGTGTTATATGGTGACAACTTCTTTTTACAAGAGTATGAGAGAAAGATAATAAATCATTTTAAACAAGATAATATTGTCAAATTATATTTTGATGAATATGATTATGAAGAGGTTAAAAGTTATCTTATTGAAAACTCTTTGTTTGGAAATAAAAACATTATAATTATCAAGCATAATAAAATTCCTACCAATATTGATAAATTAAAAAAATTTGCTAAAAATAACTATTTATTTTTTTTCTACTACGGTAATAAAAAAATCGATATTTTTGATAAAAATTATGTTAGATTCTTTCCTCCTACGTATAAAGAAAAATTTATGATTATTGAAGAGATTGCAAAAGAGTATAAAGTATCTATAAGTAAAGAGGCAATAGATTTTTTAACTAAAAGTGTAGAGCCTATCTTTTTTAGAAAAGAAATAGAAAAATTATCTTTATATACTAATAATATTTCATTAGATGATGTTAAGAAATTAGTATTTATTTATAAAGAAGAGTCTTTTGAAGAACTTTTTGTACAAATTTTAAGAGGTGAAGATTTTTATGAAATGCTGTTTTCTTTTTTAGAAACTATAGACTACAAAAGAATAATTCCTGCTTTAATAAAATATATAAATGATTTATACCAATACAATTTATATATTAAAAAGACTGGAAATAATTCTTTAAAAGGATATTTAGGTTATCAGTTGCCATTTGATATAGAAAAACAAAGAATATCTCTTGCAATAAAATTTAAAGATAGGGACTATTTTTTACTATTAAAAAAATTACTTGAATTTGAGCTTAAAATGAGAAATACTGATAAAAATAAAGAAGCAATATTCTTTGAAGCAATGAGTTTTTTAAAAAATTTTAATTCTTTTTAA
- the purU gene encoding formyltetrahydrofolate deformylase, translated as MKYTLLIDCNDKKGLVYKISKVLYENDFNIETQQEFVDKENNKFFFRAVIVGEVDKDKLTNEIKKEIPCANVRIFKKRKKRLFLMATKEAHALGDILIKQYSGDLDVEILGVIANRENLKDLVEKFDIPFYYIPAENKSRIEHENEMLKIIKPLNPDFIILAKYMRILTPNFVEEFPNKIINIHHSFLPAFIGANPYKQAYDRGVKIIGATAHFVNNNLDDGPIIEQDVIRVNHEMSWEEMRLQGRDIEKIVLSRAIKKAIEDRIFVYANKTIIL; from the coding sequence ATGAAATATACTTTATTAATTGACTGTAATGATAAAAAAGGGCTTGTATATAAAATTTCCAAAGTATTATATGAAAATGATTTTAATATAGAAACTCAACAAGAATTTGTTGATAAAGAAAATAATAAATTCTTTTTTAGGGCAGTAATAGTTGGAGAAGTAGATAAAGATAAACTTACAAATGAAATAAAAAAAGAAATTCCATGTGCTAATGTTAGAATTTTTAAAAAAAGAAAAAAAAGACTATTTTTAATGGCAACAAAAGAAGCTCACGCTCTTGGAGATATTTTAATTAAACAATATTCAGGTGATTTAGATGTAGAAATTTTAGGAGTTATAGCTAATAGAGAAAATTTAAAAGATTTAGTTGAAAAATTTGATATTCCTTTTTATTATATTCCAGCTGAAAATAAAAGTAGAATAGAACACGAAAATGAAATGTTAAAAATAATAAAACCTCTAAATCCAGATTTTATTATATTAGCTAAATATATGAGAATATTAACTCCAAATTTTGTAGAAGAATTTCCAAATAAAATAATTAATATTCATCACTCATTTCTTCCTGCTTTTATTGGAGCAAATCCATATAAACAAGCATATGATAGAGGAGTAAAAATTATTGGGGCTACTGCTCATTTTGTAAATAATAATCTTGATGATGGACCAATTATCGAACAAGATGTAATAAGAGTAAACCATGAAATGAGTTGGGAAGAGATGAGACTTCAAGGAAGAGATATTGAAAAAATTGTCCTTAGTAGAGCTATAAAAAAAGCAATTGAAGATAGGATATTTGTTTATGCAAACAAAACAATTATCCTCTAA
- a CDS encoding tRNA (cytidine(34)-2'-O)-methyltransferase, which produces MFNIVLFNPQIPPNTGNIGRLCVNAGAKLHIVKPIGFDISQKAVKRAGLDYWDKLDLKVWESVEEFLKNVDTNRCFFATTKTKTPYFEKKYKKGDYFIFGSETKGIDEKILNQYKENNITIPMTNEGRSLNLAVSCGIILYEAIRQNFKDFSW; this is translated from the coding sequence ATGTTTAATATTGTCCTTTTTAATCCACAAATTCCACCAAATACAGGAAATATTGGAAGGCTTTGTGTAAATGCAGGGGCAAAACTTCATATAGTAAAGCCTATTGGATTTGATATTTCACAAAAAGCAGTTAAAAGAGCTGGACTTGATTATTGGGATAAACTTGATTTAAAAGTATGGGAAAGTGTAGAAGAATTTTTAAAAAATGTAGATACAAATAGATGTTTTTTTGCTACTACTAAAACAAAAACTCCCTATTTTGAAAAAAAGTATAAAAAAGGAGATTATTTTATTTTCGGAAGTGAGACAAAAGGAATTGATGAAAAAATTTTAAATCAATATAAAGAAAATAATATTACTATACCTATGACAAATGAAGGAAGAAGTCTTAATTTAGCAGTAAGCTGTGGTATTATTTTATATGAGGCAATTAGACAAAATTTTAAGGATTTTTCTTGGTAG
- a CDS encoding nitrous oxide-stimulated promoter family protein, producing MQEEKFKSEINTLIKFFSIYCTDKHKNILCKNYEIEYKNLILKEEVCLCKECHNLLDYAIKKLQNCPHEIKPRCRKCPNPCYDKNEWKKMAKMMRYSGMKLGLLKVKNKFNSLLKKN from the coding sequence ATGCAAGAAGAAAAATTCAAAAGCGAAATAAATACTTTAATAAAGTTTTTTTCAATATACTGCACTGATAAGCATAAAAACATTTTATGTAAAAATTATGAAATAGAATATAAAAATTTAATATTAAAAGAAGAAGTATGTCTTTGCAAAGAGTGTCATAATTTATTAGATTATGCTATAAAAAAACTTCAAAACTGCCCTCATGAAATTAAGCCAAGATGTAGAAAATGCCCTAATCCTTGTTATGACAAAAATGAATGGAAAAAGATGGCAAAAATGATGCGATACTCTGGTATGAAACTTGGATTATTAAAGGTAAAAAATAAATTTAACTCTCTACTTAAAAAGAATTAA
- a CDS encoding OmpP1/FadL family transporter: MKKTILVSLTACYLFANGYKIPEQSLNGLALSAANVANANGADSAYYNPANMTFNNPNKNYFELTSLFIHLNKVKFQNNNGEIYYSRKEDFALPIFHFASKDYNSYRFGLSIIYPGGLSKRWDDTIPEAGAKEFTLKTIEINPSIAKKINENLAIAFGIRFVKSEGIANVLGLKPNGNGTYTPLYSEYLNGTSFDKGWNAAISYRLNNSTKFAITYRSKINLSLSGNASGYYSLALLQQPTTAVKTFNTKGKVTIPLPATLNIAFAKTFNKTTIEFVYDRTYWSSYKKLDFDFEDPIVNGIFGTAKQKNWKDVNTYRIGITHKCTDKLTAMLGYAYDKTPVPDSTIDFSLPDSDKHIFSGGIKYKYDDRLTIGISALYTKQKNRNAKIYDNISNSYINGTFKEGGAYLFAFGMNYSY; this comes from the coding sequence ATGAAAAAAACTATTCTTGTATCATTAACGGCTTGTTATTTATTTGCTAATGGATATAAAATTCCTGAACAATCATTAAACGGGCTTGCATTAAGTGCTGCTAATGTTGCAAATGCAAATGGTGCAGATAGTGCATATTATAACCCAGCAAATATGACATTTAATAATCCAAATAAAAATTATTTTGAATTAACTTCTCTTTTTATTCATTTAAATAAAGTTAAATTTCAAAATAATAATGGTGAAATTTATTATTCAAGAAAAGAAGATTTTGCACTTCCTATTTTTCATTTTGCTTCAAAAGATTATAACTCATATAGATTTGGACTCTCTATAATTTATCCCGGAGGCTTATCTAAAAGATGGGATGATACTATTCCAGAAGCAGGCGCTAAAGAATTCACTTTAAAAACAATAGAAATCAACCCTTCAATTGCTAAAAAAATAAATGAAAATTTAGCAATTGCTTTTGGAATTAGATTTGTAAAATCAGAAGGAATTGCAAATGTTTTAGGATTAAAACCTAACGGAAATGGTACTTACACTCCTTTATATTCTGAATATTTAAATGGAACAAGTTTTGATAAAGGATGGAATGCTGCAATTTCATATAGATTAAATAATTCAACAAAATTTGCAATTACTTATCGCTCAAAAATAAATTTATCACTTTCAGGAAATGCAAGTGGCTATTATTCACTTGCCTTACTTCAACAACCAACAACCGCTGTAAAAACATTTAATACAAAAGGAAAAGTCACAATTCCACTTCCTGCAACATTAAATATTGCTTTTGCAAAAACATTTAATAAAACAACTATTGAATTTGTATACGATAGAACATATTGGTCAAGTTATAAAAAATTAGATTTTGATTTTGAAGACCCTATTGTTAATGGAATTTTTGGAACAGCTAAGCAAAAAAACTGGAAAGATGTCAACACTTATAGGATAGGAATTACTCATAAATGTACAGATAAATTAACTGCTATGCTTGGATATGCCTATGATAAAACTCCAGTACCTGATTCTACAATTGATTTTAGTCTACCAGATAGTGATAAACATATCTTCTCAGGAGGAATTAAATATAAATATGATGATAGGTTAACAATTGGCATTTCAGCATTATATACAAAACAAAAAAATAGAAATGCAAAAATATATGATAATATCTCAAATAGCTATATAAATGGAACATTTAAAGAAGGAGGAGCTTATCTATTTGCATTTGGTATGAACTATTCATACTAA